One genomic segment of Rhinolophus sinicus isolate RSC01 linkage group LG11, ASM3656204v1, whole genome shotgun sequence includes these proteins:
- the LOC109436627 gene encoding olfactory receptor-like protein OLF3, whose protein sequence is MGTDNQTWVREFILLGLSSDWDTQVSLFVLFSITYLVTVLGNFLIVLLIGLDSRLHTPMYFFLTNLSVVDVSYATSVVPQMLVHLLAEHKAIPLVSCAAQLFFSLGLGGIEFVLLAVMAYDRYVAVCDPLRYSVIMHGGLCSGLAIASWVSGSVNSLMQTAITFQLPMCTKFIDHISCELLAVVRLACVDTSSNEIAIMVSSIVLLMTPFCLVLLSYVQIIATILKIQSTEGRKKAFQTCASHLTVVVLCYGMAIVTYIQPRSGPSVLQEKLISLFYAILTPMLNPVIYSVRNKEVKGARQKLLRKLSGFTSKLAI, encoded by the coding sequence ATGGGAACAGATAACCAGACGTGGGTGAGAGAGTTTATTCTCCTTGGCTTGTCCAGTGACTGGGACACTCAGGTCTCTCTCTTTGTCCTGTTCTCCATCACATACCTGGTGACAGTTCTGGGAAATTTCCTCATCGTCCTTCTGATCGGACTGGACAGCCGACTTCACACTCCCATGTATTTCTTTCTCACCAACCTCTCTGTTGTTGATGTCTCTTATGCCACAAGCGTCGTCCCTCAGATGTTGGTGCATCTTCTTGCAGAACATAAAGCAATCCCACTTGTGAGCTGTGCAGCCCAGCTATTTTTCTCGCTGGGCTTGGGTGGGATTGAGTTTGTTCTGCTGGCAGTGATGGCCTATGACCGCTATGTGGCTGTGTGTGACCCCCTGCGATACTCGGTCATCATGCATGGCGGGCTGTGTAGCGGGTTGGCCATCGCATCCTGGGTCAGCGGCTCCGTCAACTCGCTCATGCAGACCGCCATCACCTTTCAGCTCCCCATGTGCACCAAGTTTATTGACCACATATCCTGCGAACTCCTAGCTGTGGTCAGGCTGGCCTGTGTGGACACCTCCTCCAACGAGATTGCAATCATGGTTTCTAGCATCGTCCTGCTGATGACCCCATTCTGCCTGGTACTCTTGTCCTATGTACAGATCATCGCCACCATCCTAAAGATCCAGTccacagagggaagaaagaaagccTTTCAGACCTGTGCCTCTCACCTCACCGTGGTTGTCCTGTGCTACGGCATGGCCATTGTCACTTACATCCAGCCCCGCTCCGGCCCCTCTGTCCTCCAGGAGAAGTTGATCTCTCTCTTCTATGCCATTTTGACACCCATGCTGAACCCCGTGATTTACAGTGTAAGGAATAAGGAGGTGAAGGGGGCGCGGCAGAAACTATTAAGGAAATTATCTGGATTTACGTCAAAATTGGCAATTTGA